In the genome of Conger conger chromosome 8, fConCon1.1, whole genome shotgun sequence, one region contains:
- the LOC133135211 gene encoding V-type proton ATPase subunit E 1-like, protein MALSDADVQKQIKHMMAFIEQEANEKAEEIDAKAEEEFNIEKGRLVQTQRLKIMEYYEKKEKQIEQQKKIQMSNLMNQARLKVLKARDDMISDLLNEARQRLAKVANDPTRYQGLMDGLILQGFYQLLEPKVTIRCRKQDVAMVQAAIQKNTPIYQASVKNNIEARIDQQNFLAPDISGGIEIYNADGKIKVSNTLESRLNLMAQQMMPEIRVALFGANQNRKFLD, encoded by the exons ATGGCGCTCAGTGATGCCGACGTACAGAAGCAG ATCAAGCATATGATGGCCTTCATTGAGcaggaggccaatgagaaggcAGAAGAAATCGATGCCAAG gctgaAGAGGAGTTCAACATCGAGAAGGGTCGCCTGGTGCAGACCCAGAGGCTTAAGATCATGGAGTACTACGAGAAGAAGGAGAAGCAGATcgagcagcagaagaaaat ACAGATGTCCAATCTGATGAACCAGGCTAGGCTGAAGGTGCTGAAGGCTCGTGACGACATGATCTCG gatctGTTAAACGAGGCTCGGCAGAGACTGGCCAAAGTTGCCAATGACCCTACGAGGTACCAGGGTCTGATGGACGGTCTTATTCTTCAG GGCTTTTATCAGCTGCTGGAGCCCAAAGTGACCATCCGCTGTCGTAAGCAAGACGTGGCCATGGTGCAG GCTGCTATTCAGAAAAACACCCCGATCTACCAAGCGTCTGTAAAGAACAACATCGAGGCCCGCATTGATCAGCAAAACTTCCTGGCCCCAGACAT CTCTGGAGGCATTGAGATCTACAATGCTGATGGGAAGATAAAGGTGTCTAACACCCTGGAGAGCAGGCTGAACCTTATGGCCCAGCAG ATGATGCCTGAGATTCGAGTGGCGCTGTTCGGTGCCAACCAGAACCGCAAGTTCCTGGATTAA
- the slc25a18 gene encoding mitochondrial glutamate carrier 1, which yields MAPHNVSLLAKLINGGVAGLVGVTCVFPIDLAKTRLQNQQGARVYSGLLDCLTQTVKREGYFGMYRGAAVNLTLVTPEKAIKLAANDIFRQHLSRDGQLPLWGEVLAGCGAGTCQVVVTTPMEMLKIQLQDAGRLAIQRPVPVPVPAPAPSLAAEPPPRPSATRITLELLRTRGLAGLYRGAGATLLRDVPFSMIYFPLFANLNALGRGERGCQGNAQERAPFLQSFVAGCAAGSVAAVAVTPLDVIKTRLQTLRKGVGEDSYQGIADCTRRILSREGPSAFLKGAACRALVIAPLFGIAQGVYFLGVGEWVLGLLG from the exons ATGGCCCCGCACAACGTCAG TCTCCTGGCGAAGCTGATCAATGGGGGCGTGGCCGGGCTGGTGGGCgtgacctgtgtgtttcccATTGACCTGGCTAAGACCCGCCTCCAGAACCAGCAGGGAGCCCGGGTCTACAGTGGGCT GCTGGACTGCTTGACACAGACAGTGAAGAGGGAGGGCTACTTCGGAATGTATCGAG GGGCAGCAGTGAACCTCACTCTCGTGACCCCAGAAAAAGCCATCAAACTGGCTGCGAATGATATCTTCCGACAGCACCTCTCCAGGGACGG GCAGTTACCCCTGTGGGGGGAGGTGCTGGCAGGCTGTGGGGCCGGGACCTGCCAGGTGGTGGTGACCACTCCCATGGAGATGCTGAAGATCCAGCTGCAGGACGCTGGGAGGCTGG CTATACAGAGACccgtgcctgtgcctgtgcccgCTCCTGCCCCGTCACTGGCAGCTGAACCCCCACCTCGACCCTCTGCCACCAGAATCACCCTGGAGCTGCTGAGGACCCGTGGCCTGGCTGGGCTCTACAGAGGAGCTGGGGCTACACTGCTCAG GGACGTCCCCTTCTCCATGATCTACTTCCCGCTGTTCGCCAACCTGAACGCGCTGGGCCGGGGGGAGCGCGGTTGCCAGGGCAACGCTCAGGAGCGGGCCCCCTTCCTGCAGTCCTTTGTGGCAGGCTGCGCAGCCGGATCGGTGGCTGCAGTCGCAGTCACTCCACTGGACG TGATAAAGACACGACTGCAAACACTGCGAAAGGGAGTGGGGGAGGACTCATACCAGGGCATTGCTGACTGCACACG CCGTATCCTGAGTCGGGAGGGGCCGTCTGCATTCCTGAAGGGAGCAGCCTGCCGGGCCCTGGTCATTGCCCCTTTGTTTGGCATCGCACAGGGCGTCTACTTCCTGGGTGTGGGGGAGTGGGTGCTTGGGCTGCTGGGATAG